From one Anabas testudineus chromosome 21, fAnaTes1.2, whole genome shotgun sequence genomic stretch:
- the slc49a4 gene encoding solute carrier family 49 member 4: MGASSSTEAEREPLLVPSHAEANSPPVNSRVYGRRWLVLTLFSLLGLLQGMVWNFWGPIQNSAAHAYGFTKSDIAVLVLWGPVGFVPWLLFMWLMDKKGLRASLLLSAFFMLLGAALRSIPLTEQPLRRWFIHGGQFLNGLAGPTIMSAGPYLSTTWFAPDQRATATAVASLFSYLGGAASFVVGPLVVPAPNDTKAVTTMAATVSDSSIRDRIQLVMYAELAAVAVLFAAILLYFPSRPPIPPSVAAASQRLSYRSSICRLLSNMRFLMIAMAYAVPTGVIAGWTGVLDMVLTPAKVSQVDAGWIGFWSTVGGCVFGVAMARFADSIRGMLKLILVLMLAGASLSSTWFALTCLSRVTHLPSTAAILYTSCILVGIFINSSVPIFFELFIETVYPVPEGITCGVVTFLGNLFTGLLLFFLTFYCKELSWLNWCLTGSCLFSLVLILFFRESYDRLYLDVFVSV; this comes from the exons ATGGGTGCCAGTTCGAGCACCGAGGCCGAAAGGGAGCCGCTTCTCGTTCCTAGTCATGCGGAGGCAAACAGTCCGCCAGTAAACAGCAGGGTGTACGGGAGAAGATGGCTGGTTCTCACTCTGTTCTCCCTGCTGGGACTCCTCCAGGGGATGGTGTGGAACTTCTGGGGTCCTATCCAGAACTCGGCCGCTCATGCTTACGGTTTCACCAAGTCCGACATCGCGGTCCTGGTCCTGTGGGGCCCGGTGGGATTCGTGccctggctgctcttcatgtggTTAATGGATAAAAAGG GCTTACGGGCATCCCTTCTGCTCTCTGCATTCTTCATGCTGCTCGGTGCGGCTCTAAGGAGCATCCCACTGACAGAACAACCTCTCAGAAGATG GTTTATACATGGAGGCCAGTTTCTGAATGGTTTAGCTGGTCCTACCATAATGAGTGCTGGTCCCTACCTCTCCACCACATGGTTTGCACCTGACCAGAGAGCCACTGCAACAGCAGTAGCATCACTCTTCTCCTATCTGGGAGGCGCTGCTTCATTTGTTGTAGGACCTTTGGTAGTGCCAGCTCCCAATGACACCAAGGCAGTAACCACCATGGCAGCAACAGTTTCTGACAGCTCCATCAGAGACAGGATCCAGCTGGTTATGTATGCAG AGTTGGCTGCAGTTGCTGTGCTTTTTGCGGCCATCCTGCTCTATTTCCCATCACGCCCTCCGATCCCGCCAAGTGTTGCTGCTGCAAGTCAGAGACTCAGTTACAGAAGCAGCATTTGCAGACTTCTCAG CAACATGCGTTTCCTGATGATAGCAATGGCCTATGCGGTCCCCACAGGAGTGATTGCCGGCTGGACAGGAGTCCTTGACATGGTCCTCACACCTGCAAAAGTTAGCCAG GTGGATGCAGGCTGGATTGGTTTCTGGTCAACTGTCGGTGGATGTGTATTTGGAGTAGCAATGGCCAG GTTTGCAGACTCTATCCGGGGTATGCTGAAGCTGATCCTGGTGCTGATGCTGGCAGGAGCCTCATTGTCCTCAACCTGGTTCGCACTCACCTGTCTGAGCAGAGTCACTCACCTTCCCTCCACTGCAG CCATCCTGTATACCTCCTGCATCCTGGTGGGCATTTTTATCAACAGCAGTGTGCCAATATTCTTCGAGCTCTTCATCGAGACAGTCTATCCAGTTCCTGAAGGCATCACTTGCGGAGTGGTCACTTTTCTGGGGAACCTGTTCACTGGATTGCTCCTCTTTTTTCTCACCTTTTACTGTAAAG